The proteins below come from a single Burkholderia humptydooensis genomic window:
- a CDS encoding HpcH/HpaI aldolase/citrate lyase family protein: MPIDTAISPQSYLFVPGSRPERFERALSSGADAVIVDLEDAVEPAAKDAARETVAAWVSRSRPVLVRINGRDTPWFERDAKLAALDGVAGIVIPKAEGPDDVAAVVAHARRELPVYPLVETARGMWAALDIAKAPCVQRLMFGTLDFIAEMGMDDDRDPLNPHRAQLALVSRVAGLDAPVDGVTPDVHDADRLTADALNGKRHGFGAKLCIHPAQVGIVHACYGPSERELDWAARVVDAASRAEAGAIAVDGKMVDRPVVLRAQRLLARAARRRGGAQA; encoded by the coding sequence ATGCCGATCGACACCGCGATTTCCCCGCAGTCCTATCTGTTCGTTCCGGGCAGCCGGCCCGAGCGGTTCGAGCGCGCGCTGTCGAGCGGCGCCGACGCGGTGATCGTCGATCTCGAGGACGCGGTCGAGCCGGCGGCGAAGGACGCCGCGCGCGAAACCGTCGCCGCATGGGTGTCCCGCAGCCGGCCGGTGCTCGTGCGGATCAACGGCCGCGATACACCGTGGTTCGAGCGCGATGCGAAGCTCGCCGCGCTCGACGGCGTCGCGGGCATCGTGATCCCCAAAGCCGAAGGCCCGGACGATGTCGCGGCCGTGGTCGCGCACGCGCGGCGCGAACTGCCGGTCTATCCGCTCGTCGAGACCGCGCGCGGCATGTGGGCGGCGCTGGATATCGCGAAAGCGCCGTGCGTGCAGCGGTTGATGTTCGGCACGCTCGATTTCATCGCCGAAATGGGGATGGACGACGATCGCGATCCGCTGAATCCGCATCGCGCGCAACTGGCGCTCGTTTCGCGCGTTGCCGGGCTCGATGCGCCCGTCGACGGCGTGACGCCCGATGTTCACGACGCCGATCGGTTGACGGCCGATGCGCTGAACGGCAAGCGGCACGGCTTCGGCGCGAAGCTTTGCATTCATCCGGCGCAGGTCGGAATCGTGCATGCGTGCTACGGTCCAAGCGAGCGCGAACTCGATTGGGCGGCGCGCGTCGTCGACGCGGCGTCGCGTGCCGAAGCGGGGGCGATCGCGGTCGACGGGAAGATGGTCGATCGCCCGGTCGTGCTGCGTGCGCAGCGGCTGCTCGCGCGGGCCGCGCGCCGCCGCGGCGGGGCGCAGGCGTGA
- a CDS encoding Nramp family divalent metal transporter, with amino-acid sequence MPLPTVPTAPFCPAEVKGSITIDANVSRFTRLRRFAGPGLLVAIGYMDPGNWATDIQAGSQFGYALLWVVAFSSLAAIFLQMLAARLGLAAGRDLAQASYERYGPFGRVVQWITAEVSIIACDIAEVLGCALAFKLLLGVPLAWGIVFTALDTMIVLGLQGKGFRQVEAIVLGLIGTIVFCFVAQVAMAPPDWRAVLHGLAPGVPGHDRKDAIVLALGIVGATIMPHNLYLHSSVVQTRRVVGGTKDAIEETLAMVRIDTWISLVVAMLVNAAILVLAGAAFHATGRTGVVDIEQAYTLITPVVGGAAAWLFGIALLASGQSSTLTGTIAGQVIMDGFLHMKIPCYQRRLITRGLALVPALVGVLWLGDGAVGQLLVWSQVLLSLQLPFAMWPLIRSVGDRSVMRDYAIGRGAKIIAWTLFVLIGGTNLLLVTGFVG; translated from the coding sequence ATGCCGCTTCCCACCGTCCCCACAGCGCCGTTTTGCCCGGCAGAAGTCAAAGGCAGCATCACGATCGACGCCAACGTCTCCCGTTTCACCAGACTGCGCCGCTTCGCCGGCCCGGGCCTGCTCGTCGCGATCGGTTACATGGACCCCGGCAACTGGGCGACCGACATTCAGGCCGGCTCGCAGTTCGGCTACGCGCTGCTGTGGGTCGTCGCGTTCTCGAGCCTCGCGGCGATCTTCCTGCAGATGCTCGCCGCGCGGCTCGGGCTCGCCGCCGGCCGCGATCTCGCGCAGGCGAGCTACGAGCGCTACGGGCCATTCGGCCGGGTCGTTCAGTGGATCACGGCCGAAGTGTCGATCATTGCGTGCGACATCGCCGAGGTGCTCGGCTGCGCGCTCGCGTTCAAGCTGCTGCTCGGCGTGCCGCTCGCGTGGGGCATCGTTTTCACCGCGCTCGACACGATGATCGTCCTCGGCCTGCAAGGCAAGGGATTCCGGCAGGTCGAGGCGATCGTGCTCGGGCTGATCGGCACGATCGTGTTCTGCTTCGTCGCGCAGGTCGCGATGGCGCCGCCCGATTGGCGCGCCGTGCTGCATGGCCTCGCGCCCGGCGTGCCGGGTCACGATCGCAAGGATGCGATCGTGCTCGCGCTCGGCATCGTCGGCGCGACCATCATGCCGCACAACCTGTATCTGCACTCGTCGGTCGTGCAGACGCGGCGCGTCGTCGGCGGCACGAAAGACGCAATCGAGGAAACGCTCGCGATGGTTCGCATCGACACGTGGATCTCGCTCGTCGTTGCGATGCTCGTCAACGCGGCGATCCTCGTGCTCGCCGGCGCGGCATTCCATGCGACCGGCCGGACGGGCGTCGTCGACATCGAGCAGGCCTACACGCTGATCACGCCGGTCGTCGGCGGCGCGGCCGCGTGGCTGTTCGGCATCGCGCTGCTCGCGTCGGGCCAGAGCTCGACGCTGACGGGCACGATCGCCGGCCAGGTCATCATGGACGGCTTCCTGCACATGAAGATCCCGTGTTATCAGCGTCGGCTGATCACGCGCGGGCTCGCGCTCGTGCCCGCGCTCGTCGGCGTGTTGTGGCTCGGCGACGGCGCAGTCGGGCAGTTGCTCGTCTGGAGCCAGGTGCTGTTGAGCCTGCAATTGCCGTTCGCGATGTGGCCGCTGATCCGTTCGGTCGGCGACCGATCGGTCATGCGCGATTACGCGATCGGGCGCGGCGCGAAAATCATCGCATGGACGCTCTTCGTCCTGATCGGCGGAACGAATCTGTTGCTCGTGACGGGTTTCGTCGGTTGA
- a CDS encoding extracellular catalytic domain type 1 short-chain-length polyhydroxyalkanoate depolymerase, whose protein sequence is MTRNARRTWQRITALIALCAAALAAHPARADVTAGPGAWSSQQTWGADTVNGGNLTGYFYWPATQPTTPNGERALVLVLHGCLQSASGDVIDNSQGAGFNWKSIADRYGAIILAPNATGNVYSNHCWDYANTSPNRTSGHVGVLLDLVSRFVGDAQYAIDPNQVYVAGLSSGGGMTMVLGCIAPDVFAGIGINAGPPPGTTTLQIGYVPAGYTAQTAANQCKAWAGSNAGKFSTQIAGAVWGTSDYTVAQAYGPLDTAAFRLVYGGAFTQESKVSISGGGTNTPYTDSNGKVRTHEIVVSGMAHAWPAGAGGDNTNYVDATHINYPAFVMDYWVRYNLRASTGSAQPGTPPAGLTVTGATQTSVSLSWNPVANASSYNVYRNGNKVGSSTSTAYTDSGLIAGTTYSYTVTEVDPSAGESAQSSPVSATTQSSFACTETTATNYAHVQAGRAYDSFGIAYAAGSNQNMGLDNVFYTNTLAETKAGYYIIGDCP, encoded by the coding sequence ATGACCAGGAACGCAAGACGCACATGGCAACGAATCACCGCTCTGATCGCACTATGCGCGGCCGCGCTCGCGGCTCATCCCGCGCGCGCCGACGTTACCGCGGGACCGGGCGCATGGAGCAGCCAGCAAACGTGGGGCGCGGATACGGTCAATGGCGGCAATCTGACCGGCTACTTCTATTGGCCCGCGACCCAGCCGACGACGCCCAACGGTGAGCGCGCGCTCGTGCTCGTTCTGCACGGTTGCCTACAGAGCGCATCGGGCGACGTCATCGACAATTCGCAAGGCGCGGGCTTCAACTGGAAAAGCATCGCCGATCGATACGGCGCGATCATCCTGGCGCCCAACGCAACCGGAAACGTCTACAGCAACCATTGCTGGGACTATGCGAACACGTCGCCGAATCGCACGAGCGGCCACGTCGGCGTACTGCTCGATCTCGTCAGCCGCTTCGTCGGCGACGCGCAATATGCGATCGATCCGAACCAGGTGTACGTGGCGGGCCTGTCTTCCGGCGGCGGCATGACGATGGTGCTCGGCTGCATCGCGCCGGACGTCTTCGCCGGCATCGGCATCAACGCCGGTCCGCCGCCCGGCACGACCACGCTGCAAATCGGCTACGTTCCGGCCGGCTACACGGCGCAAACGGCGGCCAATCAGTGCAAGGCGTGGGCAGGCTCGAACGCGGGCAAGTTCTCCACCCAGATCGCAGGCGCCGTATGGGGCACGTCGGATTACACCGTGGCCCAGGCGTATGGCCCGCTCGACACCGCCGCCTTCCGGCTCGTCTACGGCGGCGCGTTTACACAGGAGTCCAAAGTATCCATTTCCGGCGGAGGCACGAACACGCCCTACACGGACAGCAACGGCAAAGTGCGCACGCACGAGATCGTGGTCTCCGGCATGGCCCACGCGTGGCCCGCCGGCGCGGGCGGCGACAACACCAATTACGTGGACGCGACGCACATCAACTATCCGGCCTTCGTGATGGACTACTGGGTCAGATACAACCTGCGCGCGAGCACCGGATCGGCGCAGCCCGGCACGCCGCCGGCGGGGCTGACCGTCACGGGCGCGACGCAGACGAGCGTGTCGCTGTCCTGGAACCCGGTCGCCAACGCGAGCAGCTACAACGTCTATCGCAACGGCAACAAGGTGGGCTCGTCGACGTCGACGGCCTACACCGATTCCGGCCTGATCGCCGGCACGACCTACTCCTATACGGTCACCGAGGTCGATCCGAGCGCGGGCGAGAGCGCGCAATCGTCCCCGGTGTCGGCGACGACGCAATCGAGCTTCGCCTGCACCGAGACGACGGCCACGAATTATGCGCACGTGCAGGCCGGCCGCGCGTACGATTCGTTTGGCATCGCCTATGCGGCCGGATCGAACCAGAACATGGGGCTCGACAACGTGTTTTATACGAATACGCTGGCGGAGACGAAGGCCGGCTATTACATCATCGGAGATTGTCCGTGA